A single window of Lentilitoribacter sp. Alg239-R112 DNA harbors:
- a CDS encoding nitrite/sulfite reductase: MYRYDEFDHAFVNERVAQFKDQVERRVSGDISEDAFKPLRLMNGVYLQLHAYMLRVAVPYGTLSPKQVRMLAHVARKYDRGYGHFTTRQNIQFNWPKLSDIPAILEDLASVEMHAIQTSGNCIRNVTTDQFAGAAADEIADPRPYAEILRQWSSIHPEFSFLPRKFKIAVTGAPNDRAAIQVHDIGLQLVKNEAGEMGFTVYIGGGQGRTPMIAKKVKDFLPESDLLSYTTAIMRVYNLHGRRDNKYKARIKILVHETGLNELKAQIETEWAHLKDTELKLPDEDIAAITKYFEPPKLVDRAEGWGQLAEWKKADASFATWVGQNVGPHHHPDYGTVTISLKPIGGVPGDATDAQLDLVADLAEEYGNDEVRVTHEQNLVLPHVALADLEPLYRVLAAHGLATGNAGLVTDIIACPGLDYCALANARSIPVAQEISNRFGDDARQQKIGDLKIKISGCINACGHHHVGHIGILGVEKKGAELYQLTLGGSADENTSIGNITGPGFEPDKITDAIETVVDTYLDLRTNDDEAFIDAYRRVGMEPFKEALYGKKKLA; this comes from the coding sequence ATGTATAGATATGATGAGTTTGATCACGCGTTCGTGAACGAGCGCGTAGCTCAGTTTAAAGATCAGGTTGAACGCAGGGTTTCTGGTGATATTTCAGAAGACGCATTTAAACCGCTTCGTTTGATGAATGGTGTATATTTGCAGCTCCATGCATATATGCTCCGTGTTGCCGTTCCCTATGGCACTTTATCGCCCAAACAAGTGCGGATGCTGGCCCATGTTGCGCGCAAGTATGATCGTGGCTATGGCCATTTTACAACTCGTCAGAATATCCAGTTTAACTGGCCTAAACTATCTGATATTCCCGCAATTCTGGAAGATTTAGCAAGCGTTGAAATGCACGCGATCCAAACATCCGGCAATTGTATTCGTAATGTGACGACAGATCAGTTTGCCGGTGCTGCCGCCGATGAAATTGCAGATCCTCGTCCCTATGCTGAGATTTTACGTCAGTGGTCGTCTATTCATCCTGAATTTTCTTTTCTCCCACGTAAATTCAAGATTGCAGTAACAGGCGCACCAAATGATCGTGCGGCCATTCAGGTGCATGATATCGGCTTGCAGCTTGTGAAAAACGAGGCAGGTGAAATGGGCTTTACCGTCTATATTGGCGGCGGGCAGGGGCGTACACCTATGATTGCTAAAAAAGTCAAAGACTTTTTGCCTGAAAGCGATCTACTATCTTATACAACAGCCATTATGCGTGTGTACAACTTGCATGGTCGCCGCGATAACAAATACAAAGCACGGATTAAAATCCTTGTGCATGAAACAGGTCTTAATGAGTTGAAAGCGCAAATTGAAACTGAATGGGCGCATCTTAAAGATACAGAACTTAAGCTTCCGGACGAAGATATTGCAGCTATAACAAAATATTTCGAGCCTCCCAAGCTTGTAGATCGTGCAGAGGGTTGGGGACAGCTGGCTGAATGGAAAAAAGCAGATGCTTCATTTGCAACCTGGGTAGGGCAAAATGTTGGCCCGCACCATCACCCTGATTACGGCACAGTGACAATTTCACTCAAGCCAATCGGTGGTGTTCCTGGTGATGCAACAGACGCCCAGCTCGACTTGGTTGCAGATTTGGCTGAAGAATATGGCAATGATGAAGTTCGCGTCACACATGAACAGAACTTGGTTTTGCCGCATGTCGCACTTGCCGATCTTGAGCCTCTTTATCGCGTTTTGGCTGCCCATGGATTGGCAACAGGAAATGCAGGTCTTGTGACAGACATTATTGCGTGTCCGGGTCTTGATTACTGCGCTCTGGCAAATGCCCGCTCAATTCCAGTTGCGCAAGAGATATCCAACCGCTTCGGCGATGATGCACGTCAGCAGAAAATTGGCGATCTTAAAATAAAAATTTCCGGCTGTATTAATGCCTGTGGTCATCACCATGTTGGTCATATCGGTATTTTGGGCGTTGAGAAGAAGGGTGCTGAACTTTATCAGCTCACTCTTGGTGGTTCGGCGGATGAGAATACATCCATTGGCAACATCACCGGACCCGGGTTTGAGCCAGATAAGATCACCGATGCGATTGAAACTGTTGTTGATACGTATCTGGACCTTCGCACAAATGATGATGAGGCCTTTATAGACGCTTATCGTCGTGTGGGTATGGAGCCGTTTAAAGAAGCGCTCTATGGCAAGAAAAAACTGGCTTAA
- the cysG gene encoding siroheme synthase CysG has protein sequence MAAIEDKLIAFPTFFKVEGEKVAIFGNGDEAFAKLRLLSNSRADIIVYADAPEADLVKFAAKEGYELIRAKFDASQLEDAAMVFAGTGDELLDQQIVTAARELKIPANAVDQPDWCDFYTPALVNRAPLSIAIGTEGAGPVLGQIVRARIDQMLSPSLGPLARLAQQYRKAVDHMVPRGVTRRVFWRRFFTGDIADKVAMGNISDARRIATRILREREEAQGHVWLVGAGPGAEDLLTLRAQRVMMEADVILHDALVPMAVVNMGRRDAERISVGKRKGCHSKSQDQINDLLVELASSGKRIVRLKSGDPLIYGRAGEEMAALRDAGISYEIVPGITSAFAAAADFDLPLTLRGVSSSLVFTTGHDLTGAALPDWARLAISGATIAVYMGRTVAATVANKLMEAGLDGSVSVAVVENAGRADKKLMHGILQNLPALEDRTDLAGPVMVIIGEAVAGATFDHSTPLLEFSNNKLKTTIGA, from the coding sequence ATGGCTGCAATTGAAGACAAACTTATCGCATTTCCTACCTTCTTTAAGGTAGAAGGCGAGAAAGTTGCGATCTTTGGTAATGGTGATGAAGCATTTGCAAAACTGCGTCTGCTCTCAAATAGCCGTGCCGACATTATTGTTTATGCTGACGCGCCAGAAGCAGATCTTGTTAAATTTGCAGCCAAAGAAGGCTATGAGCTCATTCGTGCTAAATTTGATGCTAGCCAACTTGAAGATGCGGCTATGGTATTCGCTGGAACTGGCGATGAATTGCTTGATCAGCAGATTGTAACCGCTGCCCGTGAGTTAAAAATCCCGGCAAATGCTGTCGATCAGCCAGATTGGTGTGATTTTTATACGCCGGCTCTGGTTAATCGTGCACCACTATCAATCGCGATCGGTACAGAAGGTGCTGGGCCGGTTCTTGGTCAGATCGTACGTGCTCGTATAGATCAGATGTTATCTCCCTCTCTTGGTCCCCTGGCGCGACTTGCACAGCAGTATCGTAAAGCCGTTGATCACATGGTGCCACGTGGCGTAACTCGCCGCGTTTTCTGGCGTCGTTTTTTTACTGGCGATATTGCCGATAAAGTGGCAATGGGCAATATTTCAGATGCCCGACGTATCGCTACGCGTATTCTGCGTGAGCGTGAAGAAGCCCAAGGTCATGTTTGGCTTGTGGGTGCGGGCCCGGGTGCAGAAGATTTGCTGACATTGCGTGCACAGCGCGTCATGATGGAAGCTGATGTAATTTTACATGACGCGCTTGTACCAATGGCAGTTGTAAATATGGGGCGCCGTGATGCGGAACGTATATCAGTTGGAAAACGCAAGGGCTGTCATTCAAAATCACAAGATCAAATCAATGATCTACTTGTCGAATTAGCATCGTCTGGAAAACGCATAGTGCGTCTTAAATCTGGCGATCCACTCATATATGGCCGTGCTGGTGAGGAAATGGCCGCATTGCGCGATGCCGGCATCTCTTATGAAATTGTGCCGGGAATCACATCCGCATTTGCCGCGGCCGCTGATTTTGATTTGCCGCTTACTCTTCGCGGTGTGTCATCTTCACTTGTTTTCACAACAGGTCACGATCTAACAGGTGCCGCGTTACCTGATTGGGCACGTTTGGCAATTTCAGGTGCGACGATTGCGGTTTATATGGGCCGCACAGTTGCGGCGACGGTTGCGAATAAGCTTATGGAAGCTGGCCTTGATGGCAGTGTAAGTGTTGCCGTTGTTGAAAATGCCGGTCGTGCGGACAAAAAACTAATGCATGGCATACTACAAAACTTACCAGCGCTGGAAGATCGAACAGATCTTGCTGGCCCTGTCATGGTGATTATTGGGGAAGCCGTTGCTGGTGCAACTTTCGACCATTCAACACCGCTTCTTGAATTTTCAAATAACAAACTAAAAACAACTATTGGAGCATAG
- a CDS encoding antibiotic biosynthesis monooxygenase family protein yields MFYKIISTTALIASLSVGSIAIARDAQTTSAIDPSAPILTMINVLTPKNGDQDALVAQLELALQSTLINEPGFISGNVHKSLDSKHVVNYAQWEDQKSLEAFVAKLQSGNAPDMAQVFTMATPDFHPYKIMSVHQSKN; encoded by the coding sequence ATGTTCTATAAAATCATATCAACAACAGCACTAATCGCATCCCTTAGTGTTGGGTCTATCGCAATTGCACGGGACGCACAGACAACCAGCGCAATTGACCCGAGCGCACCAATCTTAACAATGATCAATGTTTTAACACCAAAGAACGGAGATCAGGACGCTCTTGTTGCCCAACTTGAATTGGCGCTACAATCCACTTTAATAAACGAACCTGGGTTCATATCCGGCAACGTCCATAAGTCTCTTGATTCCAAACATGTGGTAAATTATGCGCAATGGGAGGACCAAAAGTCACTTGAGGCATTTGTTGCCAAACTTCAATCAGGAAATGCTCCTGACATGGCGCAGGTGTTTACAATGGCCACACCAGACTTCCATCCCTACAAAATAATGTCCGTTCACCAGTCCAAAAACTAA
- a CDS encoding DUF2849 domain-containing protein produces MISKVLTANKLIDGNSVWLNAQGEWCEELKDAFIARHDEAVATLEETGKKAVSDNLVVDVAVIDVVERENGIWPTRLRERIRSHGPSVAYGYDALADNAAIKAA; encoded by the coding sequence ATGATTTCTAAAGTCTTGACTGCAAATAAACTAATCGATGGCAATAGCGTTTGGCTCAATGCTCAGGGCGAATGGTGTGAAGAGTTGAAAGACGCATTTATCGCCCGTCATGATGAAGCTGTTGCCACTCTTGAAGAGACAGGAAAGAAAGCCGTTTCTGATAATCTTGTTGTTGATGTTGCTGTGATCGATGTTGTTGAAAGAGAAAATGGCATCTGGCCAACGCGCTTGCGTGAGCGCATTCGCTCGCACGGCCCAAGTGTTGCCTATGGTTATGATGCGTTAGCTGATAACGCAGCGATAAAAGCTGCCTAA
- a CDS encoding TetR/AcrR family transcriptional regulator, which translates to MTDTKKKRGRPRGFDKEKATNIALKLFWDDGYEATGLSKLTSNIGVGAPSLYAAFGSKADLFAQTVQLYQDRCAPLFEPAFQANNLEDFTELLFSAAVESYTSPDGGRGCLVLDGTRNASDPDALKITQKVRDDFRAQLVVKLSELKVQDPSKVADTYQTAMIGLSGAARHHLSKNRLQEIASMLVHSFQKI; encoded by the coding sequence GTGACCGATACAAAAAAGAAGCGTGGACGCCCTCGGGGATTCGATAAAGAGAAAGCGACAAACATCGCACTTAAGCTGTTTTGGGACGATGGTTACGAGGCGACTGGCCTGTCAAAGCTCACCTCGAATATTGGTGTAGGCGCACCTAGTTTATATGCAGCATTTGGATCAAAAGCTGATCTATTTGCCCAGACTGTACAACTATATCAGGATCGCTGTGCGCCCCTGTTTGAGCCGGCTTTTCAGGCAAATAATCTGGAAGATTTTACTGAGCTCCTATTTAGCGCTGCGGTTGAAAGCTACACGTCGCCGGATGGAGGACGAGGCTGCCTCGTACTGGATGGCACCCGTAATGCGTCTGATCCGGATGCGCTGAAAATCACACAGAAAGTTCGTGACGATTTTCGTGCCCAATTAGTGGTAAAGTTGAGTGAATTAAAGGTTCAAGACCCATCCAAGGTGGCAGATACCTACCAAACCGCCATGATCGGATTATCCGGTGCAGCGCGCCATCATCTTTCCAAGAACAGATTGCAGGAAATAGCATCAATGCTTGTTCACAGCTTCCAGAAAATTTGA
- a CDS encoding nucleoside deaminase, with amino-acid sequence MTPPNFNDEILLTKMLNVLENDIVPMTQKGVELGNKIFGAAVLRKSDYSLVLAETNNEMENPLWHGEVHLLKRFYEIDANKRPPTSELIFLTTHEPCTMCMSAITWAGFDNYFYFFSHVDSKDAFAIPHDLKIMKELYGLDAGGYNHENAFFTAKGIVEGINSLNSDKKADLLAQVDRIAKSYDEMSATYQNSKSENDIPLS; translated from the coding sequence ATGACGCCACCAAACTTTAACGATGAAATCTTGCTTACTAAGATGCTAAATGTGTTGGAGAATGATATCGTTCCGATGACCCAGAAAGGTGTTGAACTCGGCAATAAAATTTTTGGTGCAGCCGTTTTGCGAAAAAGTGATTATTCGCTTGTTTTGGCAGAAACAAATAACGAGATGGAAAATCCACTTTGGCATGGCGAAGTGCATCTTTTAAAACGATTTTATGAAATAGATGCGAATAAGCGCCCTCCAACCTCTGAGCTCATTTTTCTGACCACTCACGAGCCGTGCACAATGTGCATGTCTGCAATTACATGGGCCGGATTTGACAATTATTTCTACTTCTTCTCACATGTTGATTCTAAAGATGCATTTGCAATCCCTCACGATCTCAAAATCATGAAAGAACTTTATGGACTGGATGCAGGTGGCTACAATCATGAGAACGCATTTTTTACGGCAAAAGGTATCGTTGAAGGAATAAACTCTCTCAATAGCGACAAAAAGGCTGATCTTCTGGCGCAAGTAGATAGAATTGCTAAAAGCTATGATGAAATGTCGGCAACCTATCAGAACAGTAAATCAGAAAATGATATTCCGCTAAGTTAA
- a CDS encoding DUF934 domain-containing protein yields MTQIWTKSGFQADSEFGILADGAEYLTISDLADATGNDLAVRIEPSDDVAELSKYLDKLSIVAVQFPAFNDGRAFSHASLLRDRLEYKGEIRAFGHVLLDQVPLMLRCGIDSFEVSDEPTIRHLGEGHIPGISHHYQPSMDEPFKANSYSWRYMAKPAS; encoded by the coding sequence ATGACACAAATTTGGACAAAATCCGGTTTTCAAGCCGACAGCGAATTTGGTATCCTTGCCGATGGTGCAGAATATCTTACGATTTCTGATTTGGCCGATGCGACAGGTAACGATCTTGCTGTACGTATTGAACCATCAGATGATGTGGCTGAACTTTCCAAGTATTTGGATAAATTAAGCATTGTGGCTGTTCAATTTCCTGCCTTTAACGATGGTCGTGCGTTTTCACATGCATCGTTATTGCGTGATCGTCTTGAATATAAAGGTGAAATTCGCGCATTTGGCCATGTGCTTTTGGATCAGGTGCCTCTTATGCTCCGTTGTGGGATTGATAGTTTTGAAGTGAGTGATGAGCCAACAATTCGTCATTTGGGCGAGGGGCACATTCCTGGAATTAGCCATCATTATCAACCATCAATGGACGAGCCATTCAAGGCCAATTCCTATAGCTGGCGATATATGGCAAAGCCTGCAAGTTAG
- a CDS encoding glutathione S-transferase family protein, producing MMLTLYGLNTPNVYKVTIGLEEMGFDYELKTVDVRSGKQFEPNIIAMNPNAKIPILHDHDNGITISESNAILLYLAKKRGGFFPEDDHGYAKAMELLFFQAASVGPLFGQRAHFAFHSGGFDNTYALARYTKEGERLYGVLEEYLSRSGIWFLDEYSIVDMAVYGWMHTAIHMGFGVEKHPNLEAWCKQMAERPNVIKAVSIPAVLPNFPEPKRPRETIEA from the coding sequence ATGATGTTGACACTTTACGGATTAAATACACCAAACGTTTATAAGGTTACAATTGGTTTGGAAGAGATGGGCTTTGATTACGAGTTGAAGACTGTCGACGTGCGCTCGGGCAAACAGTTTGAACCCAATATTATTGCAATGAATCCAAATGCTAAAATTCCGATTTTACACGATCATGACAATGGTATTACCATCTCTGAATCAAATGCAATTTTACTCTATCTGGCAAAGAAGAGGGGAGGTTTCTTCCCTGAAGATGATCACGGGTATGCAAAGGCTATGGAGCTTTTGTTTTTCCAAGCAGCTTCTGTTGGGCCATTATTTGGGCAACGTGCACACTTTGCATTTCATTCGGGAGGTTTTGACAACACCTATGCACTTGCACGCTACACTAAAGAGGGTGAGCGTCTATATGGTGTATTAGAAGAATATTTGAGCCGATCTGGTATATGGTTCTTGGATGAATATTCCATTGTGGACATGGCCGTCTATGGTTGGATGCACACAGCAATACATATGGGTTTCGGTGTTGAAAAACATCCGAACCTAGAGGCGTGGTGCAAACAGATGGCCGAACGACCCAATGTGATCAAAGCTGTTTCAATACCAGCAGTTTTACCCAACTTTCCGGAACCAAAACGACCTAGAGAAACAATTGAAGCTTAA